Proteins found in one Rhodobacteraceae bacterium D3-12 genomic segment:
- a CDS encoding alpha/beta fold hydrolase: protein MRVFGKWVGRVLLLLIAVGMIAWQFGPYEPVDVSVERFEPRRFGEGVQVYLESVEAGIKDLTEGVEKRVVWAGQSERRTPVSVLYIHGFSATSEEIRPVPDRVAQALGANLVFTRLTGHGRPGAALSEATVRDWMADMEEGLAVARAVGDEVVVIATSTGATLAAEAAVQPEMVKGVRAMIFVSPNFGINDPRAALLTMPGARYVLPLIAGSERSWEPQNDAHATFWTTRYPSAAVFPMAALVKHAVALDYSGVDIPALFYLSPQDKVVTADVSRSVAERWGGGAELVMVPDGAAVEPSHHVIAGDILSPGNTEATVAIMLDWLAKVE from the coding sequence ATGCGGGTATTTGGAAAATGGGTCGGGCGCGTCTTGCTGTTGCTGATCGCGGTGGGAATGATTGCGTGGCAGTTCGGCCCGTATGAGCCAGTCGACGTCAGCGTGGAGCGGTTTGAGCCGCGCCGGTTTGGCGAGGGGGTTCAAGTCTACCTTGAAAGCGTTGAGGCGGGGATTAAGGACCTGACCGAGGGGGTCGAAAAGCGCGTGGTTTGGGCCGGGCAGAGCGAGCGGCGCACGCCGGTTTCGGTGCTGTATATTCACGGGTTTTCCGCCACGTCAGAGGAAATTCGCCCGGTGCCGGACCGGGTGGCGCAGGCATTAGGCGCGAATTTGGTGTTCACGCGGTTAACCGGGCACGGGCGGCCCGGCGCGGCATTGAGCGAGGCGACGGTGCGCGACTGGATGGCCGACATGGAGGAGGGGCTCGCCGTGGCGCGCGCGGTGGGTGATGAGGTGGTGGTGATTGCCACATCGACGGGGGCGACTTTGGCGGCGGAGGCGGCGGTGCAGCCCGAGATGGTCAAGGGCGTGAGGGCAATGATTTTCGTCTCGCCCAATTTCGGGATCAACGATCCGCGGGCCGCGTTGTTGACCATGCCGGGCGCGCGATATGTGCTGCCGTTGATCGCGGGGAGTGAGCGCAGCTGGGAGCCGCAGAACGACGCGCACGCGACATTCTGGACCACGCGATACCCGTCTGCTGCGGTGTTTCCGATGGCGGCTTTGGTCAAGCATGCCGTCGCGCTGGATTATTCGGGGGTGGATATTCCGGCGCTGTTTTACCTATCGCCGCAGGACAAGGTGGTGACAGCGGATGTCAGCAGATCGGTTGCCGAACGCTGGGGCGGGGGCGCAGAGTTGGTTATGGTGCCAGATGGCGCGGCGGTGGAGCCGTCGCATCACGTGATCGCGGGTGACATCCTGTCACCGGGCAACACCGAGGCCACGGTGGCCATCATGTTGGACTGGTTAGCAAAGGTGGAGTAA
- a CDS encoding NAD(P)-dependent oxidoreductase: MGLTIVITGAAGFIGQATVAAALRHGHHVRAITRRPTDLFPNPVETIALDLAEPTDTLDHALDQADVVIHAAASMSGDPARTARDTLTATQNLLTAMQQTAPRARLVLLSSITVYDATATTITEDTPLDPHPTRRDTYAQAKLAQEAALAGTPIETWIARPGAVFGPGRIWNAHLGPTFGPLLLRLGSAGELPLLTRESCAEALIKAAETPVPGGGHHPLNLVADDLPTRARFLAALGPHAPRLSLPFPWTLLALVGTLLSPLPIRLPGLLRPRTLRARFGAKTYSNARAQSALGWRAGQPFENAMRAALEPPL; this comes from the coding sequence ATGGGTCTGACCATCGTGATCACCGGCGCCGCCGGCTTCATCGGCCAAGCCACCGTTGCCGCCGCCCTGCGCCACGGCCATCACGTGCGCGCCATCACCCGCCGCCCGACCGATCTCTTCCCCAATCCGGTTGAAACCATCGCCCTCGACCTTGCCGAGCCAACCGACACGCTCGACCACGCGCTTGATCAGGCCGACGTGGTGATCCATGCCGCCGCCTCGATGAGCGGCGATCCCGCCCGCACCGCCCGTGACACGCTCACCGCCACGCAAAACCTGCTCACCGCGATGCAGCAAACCGCCCCTCGCGCCCGCCTCGTTCTGCTCAGCTCGATCACCGTTTATGACGCCACCGCCACCACAATCACCGAAGACACCCCGCTCGACCCGCACCCAACCCGCCGCGACACCTACGCACAGGCCAAACTCGCTCAGGAAGCCGCCCTCGCAGGCACGCCAATCGAGACGTGGATCGCCCGGCCCGGCGCGGTCTTTGGCCCCGGTCGCATCTGGAACGCCCACCTCGGCCCCACCTTCGGCCCGCTCCTGCTGCGTCTCGGCTCGGCTGGGGAACTCCCGCTCCTCACCCGCGAAAGCTGCGCCGAAGCGCTGATCAAAGCCGCCGAAACCCCCGTGCCCGGCGGTGGCCATCACCCGCTCAACCTTGTTGCGGACGACCTGCCGACCCGCGCCCGCTTCCTCGCCGCGCTCGGCCCACACGCCCCGCGCCTCAGCTTGCCGTTCCCTTGGACGCTGCTCGCCCTCGTCGGCACCCTTCTGTCACCCCTGCCCATCCGCTTGCCGGGTCTGCTGCGCCCGCGCACCCTGCGCGCGCGCTTCGGTGCAAAAACCTATAGCAACGCCCGCGCCCAGTCCGCGCTAGGCTGGCGCGCTGGCCAACCCTTTGAAAACGCCATGCGCGCCGCATTGGAGCCGCCGCTATGA
- a CDS encoding glycosyltransferase: MTRATIGAVIIGRNEGQRLINCLTSMQGEATRLVYVDSGSTDNSVAEARAAGAEVVLLDTSEPFTAARARNAGFEALATGPNPPDYVQFVDGDCTLEPGWLTHAATALDNQPDIGIITGWRAEIHPKASVYNAMCDFEWHRPPGDITACGGDMMVRRELFETLQGFNPRVIAAEDDEFCNRVRKSGARVHRLPIPMTHHDAAMHRFTQWWQRAIRSGHGFAQVGDLHPTHFVNERRRVWLFGAVLPFLGLVGLVLFKWLFFLVLLAYLTSYIRTVEGLRKADLPLKTALHHGALLFLSKFPNLIGMTRYWKRKRRGWDMEIIEYK, translated from the coding sequence ATGACCCGTGCAACAATCGGCGCCGTGATCATCGGGCGCAACGAGGGCCAGCGCCTGATCAATTGCCTTACCTCGATGCAGGGCGAAGCCACACGCCTTGTCTATGTTGACAGCGGCTCCACCGACAATTCCGTGGCAGAGGCCCGCGCCGCCGGTGCCGAAGTGGTCCTTCTCGACACCTCCGAACCCTTCACCGCCGCGCGCGCGCGAAACGCCGGGTTTGAGGCGCTTGCCACCGGCCCCAACCCGCCCGACTACGTGCAATTTGTCGATGGTGACTGCACCCTCGAACCCGGCTGGCTCACCCACGCTGCCACCGCGCTTGATAACCAACCCGACATTGGCATCATCACCGGATGGCGCGCCGAAATTCACCCCAAAGCCTCGGTTTATAACGCGATGTGCGATTTCGAATGGCACCGCCCACCGGGCGACATCACCGCCTGCGGCGGCGATATGATGGTCCGCCGGGAGCTGTTTGAAACCCTCCAAGGTTTCAACCCCCGCGTCATCGCCGCCGAGGATGATGAATTCTGCAACCGCGTGCGCAAATCCGGCGCGCGCGTCCACCGCCTGCCCATCCCGATGACCCACCACGACGCCGCCATGCACCGGTTTACCCAATGGTGGCAACGCGCCATCCGCTCCGGTCACGGCTTTGCCCAGGTGGGTGATCTGCACCCCACCCATTTCGTTAACGAACGCCGCCGCGTCTGGCTGTTTGGCGCGGTGCTGCCGTTCCTTGGGCTGGTCGGGCTGGTCTTGTTCAAATGGCTGTTCTTTCTGGTTCTGCTGGCCTATCTCACCTCCTATATTCGCACCGTCGAAGGGCTGCGCAAAGCCGACCTGCCGCTTAAAACGGCGCTCCATCACGGGGCCTTGCTGTTTTTGTCAAAGTTCCCCAACCTCATCGGCATGACCCGCTATTGGAAGCGGAAGCGCCGTGGCTGGGACATGGAAATTATCGAGTATAAATGA
- a CDS encoding glycosyltransferase has translation MTLRIAYLTGEYPRATDTFIQREVAALRAHGLAVETCSMRRTGPEHHVGEEQRQEAARTFHVLEETRKPLHLISTHFQTLLRSPSSYFKALSLALKTSPGGIKPTLYQLIYFAEAAILARHLRDSGAEHLHNHIAKSSCTVAMLASALSGIPYSFTLHGPDIFFEPIHWRLDEKIKRASFVACISDFCRSQAMSFSRPADWSKLHIIHCGVDPARYAPKPRKRGAQLLFVGRLAAVKGLPVLFDALSQINHPGLSLAIIGDGPDRAALERQAQQLGLADKVDFMGYRSQAEVAAMLADTDLLTLPSFAEGVPVVLMEAMAGEVPVVTTQIAGIPELVEHGKSGLLVPPGNMKKLAEAIEEILKNHDTSTKMGQAGRAKVIADFNSTDEANRLAQLFTAYHTENRTEHTPPIRPEVTP, from the coding sequence ATGACGCTTCGCATCGCCTATCTCACCGGGGAATACCCCCGCGCCACCGACACGTTTATCCAACGCGAGGTCGCGGCCCTGCGCGCTCACGGGCTCGCCGTTGAAACCTGTTCCATGCGCCGCACCGGCCCAGAACACCACGTCGGAGAAGAACAACGCCAAGAAGCCGCGCGCACCTTTCATGTGCTCGAAGAGACCCGCAAACCGCTCCACCTGATTTCAACGCATTTTCAAACACTTCTGCGCTCTCCCTCAAGTTATTTCAAAGCCCTTTCTCTGGCGTTGAAAACCTCGCCCGGCGGGATCAAACCAACCCTCTACCAACTGATCTACTTTGCCGAGGCCGCAATCCTCGCCCGCCACCTGCGTGACAGCGGTGCCGAGCATTTGCACAACCATATCGCCAAAAGCTCCTGCACCGTGGCCATGCTCGCCTCTGCGCTGTCCGGCATCCCCTACAGCTTCACGCTGCACGGCCCCGATATCTTCTTTGAACCGATCCACTGGCGCCTTGATGAAAAGATCAAACGCGCCAGCTTCGTGGCCTGCATCTCCGATTTCTGCCGCTCTCAGGCGATGAGCTTCTCGCGCCCTGCCGACTGGTCCAAACTGCACATCATCCATTGCGGCGTTGACCCCGCTCGCTATGCGCCCAAGCCGCGCAAACGCGGCGCCCAGCTGCTCTTCGTGGGTCGCCTCGCCGCGGTCAAAGGGCTGCCCGTGCTGTTTGATGCCCTCAGCCAGATCAACCACCCCGGCCTGTCCCTCGCCATCATCGGCGATGGCCCCGATCGCGCCGCGCTCGAACGCCAAGCACAACAGCTTGGCCTCGCCGACAAGGTTGATTTCATGGGCTACCGCTCCCAAGCCGAAGTTGCCGCCATGCTCGCCGACACCGACCTTCTCACCCTGCCCAGCTTTGCCGAAGGCGTTCCGGTTGTCCTGATGGAGGCGATGGCCGGCGAAGTGCCCGTCGTCACCACCCAAATCGCTGGCATCCCCGAGCTGGTCGAGCACGGAAAATCCGGCCTTCTGGTGCCTCCGGGCAACATGAAGAAACTCGCAGAAGCGATTGAAGAAATTCTGAAAAACCACGATACATCCACCAAGATGGGCCAAGCAGGCCGCGCCAAGGTCATCGCCGACTTCAACAGCACAGACGAGGCCAACCGCCTCGCCCAGCTTTTCACTGCCTATCACACCGAAAACCGGACGGAACACACCCCGCCAATCCGACCAGAGGTGACACCATGA
- a CDS encoding alpha/beta hydrolase yields the protein MKEPLVLVPGMMCDARLYGPQVEALSRERSVMVACATQGERIEEIASDILMASPQKFALAGLSMGGIIAMEIMRRAPERVTRIALMDTNAQAETPQTSAGYEPMIVGVKAGKLDEVMRGFMKPDYLAPGPGRIEVLNLMSEMARALGPEVFIRQVRALQRRRDQQATLRKCKVPALIMCGAHDRLTPVKRHEFMAELIPYAKLQVIEEAGHVPTLEAPEQVTQALRDWMEQPFVLQ from the coding sequence ATGAAAGAGCCATTGGTTCTCGTGCCCGGCATGATGTGTGATGCGCGGCTTTATGGCCCGCAAGTCGAGGCGTTGAGCCGCGAGCGTTCGGTCATGGTGGCCTGTGCGACGCAGGGCGAGCGGATAGAGGAGATCGCATCAGATATCCTGATGGCGAGCCCGCAGAAATTCGCGTTGGCCGGGTTGAGCATGGGTGGAATCATCGCGATGGAAATCATGCGGCGTGCGCCCGAACGGGTGACGCGGATCGCTCTGATGGATACCAATGCGCAGGCCGAAACGCCCCAGACATCGGCGGGTTATGAGCCGATGATCGTGGGGGTCAAGGCGGGCAAGCTGGACGAGGTGATGCGCGGCTTTATGAAGCCTGACTATCTTGCGCCGGGGCCGGGGCGGATCGAGGTTTTGAACCTGATGTCCGAGATGGCGCGCGCGCTGGGGCCGGAGGTGTTTATCCGGCAGGTGCGGGCGTTGCAGCGGCGGCGCGATCAGCAGGCGACATTGCGCAAATGCAAGGTGCCCGCGTTGATCATGTGCGGGGCGCATGACCGGCTGACCCCCGTAAAGCGGCATGAGTTCATGGCCGAGTTGATCCCCTATGCCAAGTTGCAGGTGATCGAAGAGGCGGGGCATGTGCCGACGCTGGAGGCGCCCGAGCAGGTCACGCAGGCGCTGCGGGATTGGATGGAGCAGCCATTCGTGTTGCAATAG
- a CDS encoding VOC family protein translates to MEQRISLVTLGVADMATAQAFYRAMGWREVESPDGVIAFDLIGQTLGLYERAKLAEDLGLPEEALGHGAMTLSYNVREKEEVARVLTAAKAAGGRVLKEASDVFWGGHHGYFADPEGHIWEVAHNPFSALREDGAFRWNGY, encoded by the coding sequence ATGGAACAGCGGATTTCCCTTGTGACCTTGGGGGTTGCGGATATGGCGACGGCGCAGGCGTTTTACCGCGCGATGGGGTGGCGCGAGGTTGAAAGCCCGGATGGGGTGATTGCCTTTGATCTGATCGGGCAGACGCTTGGGCTTTATGAGCGCGCGAAGCTGGCTGAGGATTTGGGTTTGCCGGAAGAGGCGCTGGGCCACGGGGCGATGACGCTGTCTTATAATGTGCGCGAGAAAGAAGAGGTGGCGCGGGTTCTAACGGCAGCAAAAGCGGCGGGCGGGCGCGTGTTGAAAGAGGCGAGCGATGTGTTCTGGGGCGGGCATCACGGGTATTTTGCCGACCCGGAGGGGCATATCTGGGAAGTGGCGCATAACCCGTTTTCGGCATTGCGCGAGGATGGCGCGTTTCGCTGGAACGGGTATTGA
- a CDS encoding class I SAM-dependent methyltransferase: protein MSLRGVYEHNAVQFDRDRTRDLHERGWLERFCAEMPRGGRVLDLGCGAGEPMAGYLIGRGLAVTGVDFAPAMLELARARFPDGRWIEGDMRALDLGEVFDGVLAWNSFFHLTAEEQRGVIPRLAAHLCPGGALMMSVGPEAGDVWGTVAGEAVYHASLSPDDYAAELANCGCEVAAFCAEDADCNGHSVLLARKG from the coding sequence ATGAGTTTGCGCGGGGTGTATGAGCACAATGCGGTGCAGTTTGACCGCGACCGGACCCGCGATTTGCATGAGCGCGGGTGGCTGGAGCGGTTTTGCGCCGAGATGCCGCGTGGGGGGCGGGTTCTGGATCTGGGCTGTGGCGCGGGCGAGCCGATGGCGGGGTATCTGATCGGGCGGGGCTTGGCCGTGACGGGAGTTGATTTCGCGCCTGCGATGCTGGAATTGGCGCGGGCGCGGTTTCCCGATGGGCGTTGGATAGAGGGGGATATGCGGGCGCTGGACTTGGGCGAGGTGTTTGACGGGGTTTTGGCGTGGAATTCGTTTTTCCATCTGACGGCGGAGGAGCAGCGCGGGGTTATTCCGCGTCTTGCGGCGCATCTTTGCCCCGGTGGGGCGTTGATGATGAGCGTCGGACCGGAGGCGGGCGACGTCTGGGGGACGGTCGCGGGTGAGGCGGTCTATCACGCGAGCCTTTCGCCGGACGACTATGCGGCAGAGTTGGCAAATTGCGGCTGTGAGGTGGCGGCGTTTTGCGCTGAAGATGCCGATTGTAACGGGCATTCCGTTTTGTTGGCGAGGAAAGGCTGA
- a CDS encoding alpha/beta hydrolase, translated as MAASVFETAAGRRLAYHKSEGVGPCIVFLGGLKSDMEGTKAVHLEAWAKANGRAFLRFDYSGHGESSGTFEGGSIGDWHEDTLAIVEALCDGKIVPVGSSMGGWQALLLARAAPERVAGMVTIAAAPDFTEDGYWESFSAEQKRALEEVGHVELPSDYMEPYIITKRMIEDGRRRLVLRSPLALRFPVRFLQGTADTAVSVATAVRLLEHAEGPDMRLELVKDADHRFSDERCLGLIERALEEVLALVG; from the coding sequence ATGGCGGCATCGGTATTTGAAACGGCGGCGGGGCGGCGGCTGGCCTATCACAAAAGTGAGGGGGTGGGGCCGTGCATCGTGTTTCTGGGCGGTTTGAAGTCAGACATGGAGGGCACCAAGGCGGTGCATCTTGAGGCTTGGGCCAAGGCGAATGGGCGTGCCTTTCTGCGGTTTGATTATTCCGGCCATGGCGAGAGTTCGGGCACGTTTGAGGGCGGTTCGATTGGGGATTGGCACGAGGATACGCTCGCAATTGTCGAAGCGCTTTGTGACGGGAAGATCGTGCCCGTCGGCTCGTCCATGGGCGGTTGGCAGGCCTTGTTGCTGGCACGGGCCGCGCCGGAGCGGGTGGCCGGGATGGTGACGATCGCGGCGGCCCCGGATTTCACCGAGGACGGCTATTGGGAGAGTTTCAGCGCAGAGCAGAAGCGGGCGTTGGAGGAGGTCGGCCATGTGGAATTGCCGAGCGACTACATGGAGCCATATATCATCACCAAGCGGATGATCGAGGACGGGCGCAGGCGGCTGGTGTTGCGCTCGCCCTTGGCGTTGCGCTTTCCGGTGCGGTTTTTGCAGGGCACGGCGGATACGGCGGTGTCGGTGGCGACGGCCGTGCGGTTGCTGGAGCATGCGGAGGGGCCGGATATGCGGCTTGAACTGGTCAAGGACGCGGATCACCGGTTTTCGGATGAGCGGTGTTTGGGGCTGATTGAACGCGCGCTGGAGGAGGTTCTGGCGCTGGTAGGATAG
- a CDS encoding WecB/TagA/CpsF family glycosyltransferase: protein MEFSFGETRIEVNLRNKRALLDEVQARFADGRGFALATINLDHLVKLRDSDVFRAAYAAQDLVVADGNPIVWLSRLAKRNVSLVPGSDMVLPLAEEAARAGVTVALVGSTEESLGAAAEEMCRLVPGLEIATKIAPPMGFDAAGPGAEPVFAGIEASGAGLVFIALGAPKQELFAAAGRGRLPGVGFASIGAGLDFLSGSQSRAPAWVRAIAMEWFWRMMSAPKRMAGRYAQCAAILPGEVFKALRLRRQR, encoded by the coding sequence ATGGAATTCAGCTTTGGGGAGACGCGGATTGAAGTGAACCTGCGCAACAAGCGCGCGCTTTTGGACGAGGTGCAGGCGCGGTTTGCCGATGGGCGCGGGTTTGCTTTGGCGACGATCAATTTGGATCATCTTGTGAAGCTGCGCGACTCGGACGTGTTTCGCGCGGCCTATGCGGCGCAGGATCTGGTGGTGGCGGATGGCAATCCGATTGTTTGGTTGTCGCGATTGGCAAAGCGCAATGTCTCGCTGGTGCCCGGATCGGACATGGTTTTGCCGCTGGCCGAGGAGGCAGCGCGGGCGGGGGTGACCGTGGCTTTGGTCGGTTCGACCGAGGAGAGCCTTGGCGCGGCGGCGGAAGAGATGTGCCGATTGGTGCCGGGTTTGGAGATTGCCACGAAGATTGCACCGCCGATGGGGTTTGATGCAGCCGGGCCGGGGGCGGAGCCTGTGTTTGCCGGGATCGAGGCATCGGGGGCGGGGTTGGTGTTTATCGCGCTGGGCGCGCCGAAACAGGAGCTGTTTGCTGCGGCGGGGCGGGGGCGGTTGCCGGGTGTTGGATTTGCCTCGATCGGGGCGGGGTTGGATTTTCTGTCAGGCTCGCAATCGCGCGCGCCAGCTTGGGTGCGCGCAATTGCGATGGAGTGGTTTTGGCGGATGATGAGCGCGCCAAAGCGGATGGCGGGGCGCTATGCCCAATGCGCGGCGATCCTGCCCGGAGAGGTTTTCAAGGCCTTGCGATTGCGCCGGCAGCGGTAG
- a CDS encoding NAD-dependent epimerase/dehydratase family protein encodes MSGEIRVGIIGAGYISTWHADAIRATRGTRLVAVCDTSASAADGFAAAYGLTAYSSLEGMLAAGVVDAVHITTPPNLHHAIALQCIAAGVHVLVEKPVAMSGTETAEIAAAAAAKGVTFTPGHNFLGIPAYGRLKSAIAEGRLGRVSTAEITWAFPLGPLRAGPYGIWLMRETKNLLLELGPHLFAFARDLFGPVEVLHLETAKPVDLPGGGTRPQSFRIMARAGDVELLLTLSLVETHDDRSLTLRGSSGMARLDYANDTLTIAAPNTSDLVVNPLRAELAQSWAHLREGTRNAARQLTSLNQKSPYGLSFRGLCAEFYASLLEKRAITGCFSADNATDTMQAIDAAIALLPPEPKLRKPRGKPKPDTMVIGGTGFIGRALTRKLVERGHDVRVLSRGQTGPFTDIANHVETVGVSLSDETALTDAMQGIKYVYNLARSLDDTWEAALKNDVATALRIARAAQSAGVERLVYTGTIASYDMSDPAQTITENTDFGPLEARNIYARSKAECERRLMQMHRDDGLPLVIARPAIVVGEGGPLQHWGIGRWHGAGAVKLWGNGRHILPFVLIDDCADALVRIIETPEAVGQSFNLSGEPMLSARDYFDAIHSELGARIKVSSGPLTLYYAADAIKFFLKTKILRRKGQTRPSLTDWKSRAHFSPFDNAKAKSVLGWQPETDRTAFIKAAITRANLLGF; translated from the coding sequence ATGTCAGGTGAAATCAGGGTTGGCATCATCGGCGCGGGCTATATCTCTACGTGGCACGCCGATGCGATCCGCGCCACACGCGGCACCCGTCTCGTCGCGGTCTGCGACACCTCGGCCAGCGCGGCAGACGGCTTCGCCGCCGCCTATGGGCTCACCGCCTATAGCAGCCTTGAGGGGATGCTCGCCGCCGGTGTGGTTGACGCCGTCCACATCACCACGCCCCCCAACCTGCACCACGCCATCGCGCTGCAATGCATTGCCGCTGGCGTGCATGTTCTGGTCGAGAAACCCGTCGCCATGTCCGGCACCGAAACCGCCGAAATCGCCGCCGCTGCGGCCGCCAAAGGTGTCACCTTCACCCCCGGTCACAACTTTCTCGGCATTCCAGCCTATGGCCGCCTCAAATCCGCCATTGCCGAGGGGCGCTTGGGGCGCGTTTCCACTGCCGAAATCACCTGGGCCTTTCCTCTCGGCCCGCTGCGCGCTGGCCCCTATGGCATCTGGCTCATGCGCGAGACAAAGAACCTCCTGCTCGAACTCGGGCCGCATCTCTTCGCCTTTGCCCGCGACCTCTTTGGCCCGGTCGAGGTGCTGCACCTCGAAACCGCCAAACCCGTCGACTTGCCCGGAGGCGGCACCCGTCCGCAATCCTTTCGCATCATGGCCCGCGCCGGTGATGTCGAACTGCTCCTCACGCTCAGCCTTGTGGAAACCCATGACGACCGCTCCCTCACCCTGCGCGGCTCGTCAGGCATGGCGCGGCTCGATTACGCCAATGACACGCTCACCATCGCGGCGCCCAATACCTCTGACCTCGTGGTCAACCCGCTCCGCGCCGAGCTCGCTCAATCTTGGGCCCACCTGCGCGAAGGCACCCGCAACGCCGCCCGCCAGCTGACCTCACTTAATCAGAAATCCCCCTATGGGCTTTCCTTCCGTGGCCTCTGCGCTGAATTCTACGCAAGCCTGCTTGAGAAACGCGCCATAACCGGCTGTTTTTCCGCCGATAATGCCACCGACACGATGCAAGCCATCGACGCCGCGATCGCTCTGCTTCCGCCCGAACCAAAGCTGCGCAAACCGCGGGGCAAACCCAAGCCCGACACGATGGTGATCGGCGGCACCGGCTTTATCGGCCGCGCGCTCACCCGCAAATTGGTGGAACGCGGCCACGATGTGCGCGTGCTCTCACGCGGGCAAACCGGCCCCTTTACCGACATCGCCAATCATGTCGAAACCGTCGGAGTATCCCTCTCGGACGAGACCGCGCTCACCGATGCGATGCAGGGCATCAAATACGTCTACAACCTCGCTCGTTCGCTTGATGACACATGGGAGGCGGCGCTCAAAAACGATGTCGCCACCGCTCTGCGCATCGCCCGTGCGGCGCAATCCGCCGGGGTCGAGCGGCTGGTCTATACCGGCACCATCGCCTCCTACGACATGTCCGACCCGGCCCAGACCATCACCGAAAACACCGATTTCGGCCCGCTAGAGGCGCGCAACATCTATGCCCGCTCCAAGGCCGAATGCGAACGCCGCCTGATGCAAATGCACCGCGACGACGGCTTGCCGCTGGTCATCGCGCGCCCCGCCATCGTGGTCGGCGAAGGCGGGCCGCTGCAACATTGGGGCATTGGCCGCTGGCACGGCGCTGGCGCGGTCAAACTCTGGGGCAATGGCCGCCATATCCTGCCCTTCGTGCTGATCGACGATTGCGCCGACGCCCTTGTGCGCATAATCGAAACGCCCGAAGCCGTCGGTCAAAGCTTCAATCTCTCCGGCGAGCCGATGCTCTCCGCGCGTGACTATTTCGATGCGATTCACAGCGAACTTGGCGCCCGGATCAAGGTCTCCTCTGGCCCGCTCACGCTCTATTACGCCGCCGATGCGATCAAATTCTTCCTCAAGACCA
- a CDS encoding DUF6151 family protein, whose translation MTDIPFSCTCGTVQGYVSVPSAKSGNRVTCHCADCRAAMIHLNQPDPAPDGIDIWQTLPEHVHFTAGTDHLSAMRLSPRGMFRWYADCCNTPITSTLRGPRLNVGGFIAARLSDTSALPPRGAYVFKKQANGKYRHKGMGHLAWRVAQLMLSANLSGSWRENPFFDDTGKPIRTPRTLTREERKAATP comes from the coding sequence ATGACCGACATTCCCTTTTCCTGCACCTGCGGCACCGTTCAGGGCTATGTCAGCGTGCCATCGGCAAAATCCGGTAACCGCGTCACCTGTCATTGCGCCGATTGCCGCGCCGCGATGATCCACCTTAATCAGCCCGACCCGGCCCCCGATGGCATCGACATTTGGCAAACCCTGCCCGAGCATGTGCATTTCACCGCCGGAACAGACCACCTGTCCGCCATGCGCCTGTCGCCGCGCGGGATGTTCCGCTGGTATGCCGATTGCTGCAATACGCCGATCACATCGACCCTGCGTGGCCCGCGGTTGAACGTCGGTGGGTTTATCGCCGCGCGCTTATCTGACACCTCGGCCCTGCCGCCGCGCGGCGCTTATGTGTTCAAGAAACAAGCCAACGGCAAATACCGCCACAAGGGTATGGGCCACTTGGCATGGCGCGTCGCGCAACTCATGCTTTCGGCCAATCTCTCGGGAAGCTGGCGCGAGAATCCGTTTTTCGATGACACCGGCAAGCCCATCCGCACGCCGCGCACCCTCACCCGCGAAGAACGCAAAGCCGCCACGCCGTAG